The window AGGCCGCGAGCGTCTGCGGGTCCAGGCGGGGCCGGAACACGCCGTAGTACGCGGCGAGCATGGCGGCGCTGCCGAGCACCGCGGCCGAGAGGGCCGTCAAGGCGCCAGCCGGGGTCTGAAAGGCATCGGTGCTGAGCTGCGCCAGGCCCACCCGGGGCCCGAACGCCGCTCCGAGGGCGGCGGCGCCGGCAGCCAGCAGGGTGGTCTGGGCCATGCTGGCGGCGATCAGCACCCGGCGGGGCGGCAGCGGCCGGGCGGGCGGCGTGGGCTGCTGCCGGGCGCGGCGCAGCACGGTGTCGATGATGGCGGGCGTGGCGATCAGGATGCCGGGCAGGCAGGCGGCAGTCAGGGTGGCGACCGTGGTCCAGTTCATACGTTCTCCGGGTCGGGCAGGGTCAGGGCGACACTCTCGGTGGCGCGGCGGGGGGCCTCAGGGTCCTGCAGGGCGGCGTAGCGGGCGTGAAGGTCCTGCACTTCCTGCCAGAACGCGTCGTACTGCGCGTCGCTCAGGTGCAGGTACGCGCCCGTGCGGCGCTGCTCGCTGGCCCGCTGCATGGGTTCGGGCGGCAGGGCGCTCAGGTCGGCCTGCTCGGTGAACGGCATGGCCGGGTTGACGTTGACGACCATCGCGGTGGCGCGGTAGTGCTTGCCGGTGTCGTCGTGGCGGGTCACCTCGATCAGGCCGGCGGTCTGCAGTTTCTTCAGGTGGTAGTGCAGGGCGCTGGGGCGCAGGCCGAGGTACTGGGCGAGTTGGGTGAGGGTCGCCTCGCGGGTGACGAGCAGCCGCACGGTGAGGAGGCGCACCGGGTCGGCCAGTGCGGCCAGTTCGGCTTTGGTGGTCAGGACATGCTCGGGCTTCATGACTTCTCCTCTTCAACTATCTTGAAACAGTTCAAGTAAATTGAAAATAGGCCAGATGGCTGAGGAACCTGTCTCGCCCATTGCCCTGACGCTCCGGTTGCGGGATGCCTGCCCCGGCCCTCCGGAGCTATCCTGAACGTACCGGCCTCACGGCCGTTCCGGCCCTGCCCCCGCCGCCCCGTGAGGCCCACCGAGGTGAAGGCCCATGCCGCGCCCATAACGAAACCGCCGGAATCCCAGTCCAGTCCGCTCGACCCCCCGGCCACCGCCGGGCCCAGTGAGGTGAGTGACGTGACACCGCGCATCCTGATTCCCACCCAGGACCTCGCCCCGGACGACCCCGCCCTCCGGTGTGCCCGCCTGAACTTCCCCGAGGCGGAAGTGCACCTGCTGCACGTCGTGGACCTGCTGCCCCCGCTGGATCTGCTCGCCGACGTCGGTGACACGGCCCTCACGCAGGCCCGCGACCTCCTGGACGTCCTGGGCCCTGGGGAGGTGGTCGTTGCCGATCAGCCCGCGGGCGTCATCCTCGACCGCGCCCGCAGCGGAGCGTTCGACCTGATCGTGATGGGCACCGAACGCAGGGGCCGGCTGGAACGCTTCTTCCTGGGATCGGTCGCCGAGGCGGTCGTCCGCGAGTCGCCCATCCCGGTGCTGACCGTGCGCGCCCCAGCGGACCGCCTCACCCGGATCCGCCGCGTCACGCTGCTGCACGACTTCTCCCCCTCGGCCGAGCGGGCGCTGGGCACCGTGCGGACCCTCTGGCCCGGCGCGGCCGTGACGCTCCTGCACGCCCTGGACCCCGAAAGCCTGCACACGCCCTTCCCGGTCACCATCCCGGAAGGGGGCAGCGCTGCCGATCAGTTCATTCACCGCAACCAGGCCTGGCGCCAGGGAGCGCAGCGCCAGCTGGACGCGCTGGGCGGCGGGGAGGTCGTGCAGGGCGAACCGGCCGAGCTGGCCCTCGACCGGGCGCGCACCGGCCAGACCGACCTGCTCGCTCTGGGCACCGTCTCCAGAACCGGAGTGGGCCGCCTGCTGTTCGGTTCGGTCGCGCAGCGCGTGGTGCGGGAATCTCCGGTGCCCGTCCTCACCGCCCGCGCCGCCCCGGAACGCCGCTGAGCCCCGCACCTGCCCGCGGCAGGGGAGAGGCCGGACCTCACCAGCCGGTCAGGTCGTTCTTCAGGTCGTCGGCCGCCAGCTGCGCGTACCCGCGCCGGGTGGTGTCCACGCTCTCATGCCCCAGGTGCGCCGCCACCCGACCGAAATCCCGGATCTGCTGAATCAGGCGCGTCCCCGCGTACTTCCGCCCGGCGTGAAAGCCCCGGAACGGCACGCCCGCCGCCCGGAACGCCTTGTCCAGATGGTACCGCGCCGTCTGCTTGCTGCCGTACCGGAACACGTGCGTGCCCGGCGTGGCCCGCCGGCCATCCGAGTGCTCCGGCCCGCCCGGCCCGTACAGCGCGCGGTAGTGCCGGGCCGCGCGGGCCAGACTGGTGCTCATCGCCACGATCCGGCCTTTGCGGCCCTTGCCGCTGCGCACGTGAATGCGCCGCGCCGTCTCGTCCAGGTCCTCCCATTCCAGGCTCAGGGCCTCGCTGATCCGCAACCCCGCGTGCGCCGTGAGGAACAGCAGGAACTTCTCGTGCACGCCCGCTTTCTCCAGCACGTCGTGCAGGTCGTCCTCGGAGTACGGGGGGCGCTTCACGATGCCGGGCGTGCGGTCCTTGGGGACCTTCACGTCCCGGAACGGGTCGGCTTCCGTCGCGCCGGCCCAGCGCAGCGCCCGGTACAGGCACCCGGCCGCCGCGACCTTGAGCTGCACGCCCGCGGGTTTGCGCCCGGCGGCCAGCATGGCGGCCACGTACCCCGGGGCGTCGTGCCGCCCGGGCCGCAGCAGGTTCACGGCCTGCGTGTCGGCGTACTCCAGGAACTGCCGCACGCCCAGTGCGTACGCCTCCACCGTGCGCGGGCTGGTGAGCACGCCACTCTGGCCCTGCTGCGTCAGGTACGCCCGGGTCAGGCTGACCAGCGCGTTTACGTCCTTTTCCCCGGCGGCCTGCACGGCGCGGCGGCGCAGTTCGTCGTCGTGGAGGTTGGTCCACTCCCGCAACTGGGTGAGCGCGTCGGCCTGATAGACGGCGAGGGTCACGCGGGAACTCCGGGGTGGATCTGAACGGTGGAGGCAGGCATGATTGCCATTTATACCCTAAATCCACTTAGGGGAGATGGTGAACTTTGACGAGTCGGAGTGAGCAGCTGACATTCAGGAAACGCCCGCGTCAATTCCTTCACCTGAGAACCCGGGTACTCTACCCCTCAAAACGTTTTGCAGGCCCCTTCCTGGGCCTCCTGTGAGCGCGTTATTTTTCCTGCGTGCAGGACGATGTTTTCTGAAGGGAAACTCAGGACTGCCCCAAGGCTGACCTTAAGAGCCTGTCATGCGCCGGGCCCCACGGCGCGGCAGAGTAAGCACGTCACGCCAGACGCGGGACCAACCTGATTCTCCTTCTCTCCTGAAGCTGACCGCGACCGGGTGAAGAGTTCAAAAGAAGGGCGACGTCCACCTTCCAAAAAACGGACGTGCGAGCGGGCCACAGGCACCACACCGGTTCGAGGCCGGTCCCCCGCACCCACAGGGCGTCCCCAGGACGCCTTTTTTCATGCCGTCCCCCGACCCTCCGGACCGAACGGTGCAAGAAAGCAGCCTCTACAATGGACGGTATGGCCGGCGCCCCCCTTCCCGAGAACGAGGCGGTGCGCCTCCTCGACCTGGCGCGGTACCACATCCTGGACACCCAGGCGGAGGAAGCTTTCGACCGGATCACGCGCCTCGCGGCCCAGGTGCTGCGGGTGCCGGTGGCCGTGCTGAACTTCGTGGACGAGAACCGCCAGTGGGGCAAGGCGATGGTCGGCCTGGAGGATAGCGAGGCGCCCCGCGAGCATTCCTTCTGCGCGTGGACGATCCTGCAGGACGGGCCGTTCGTCGTGCACAACGCCCCCGCGGACCCGCGCTTCCGCGACAACCCGATGGTGACGGGCGCGCCGCACATTCACCTGTACGCCGGGGCGCCCCTGATCACCCCGGCCGGGCAGCGGATCGGGACGCTCTGCGTCACCGACGACCAGCCTCATACCCTGGACGAGCAGGACCTGCAGGCTCTGCAGGACCTCGCGGCGCTCGCCATGACCGAACTCGAACTCCGGGCGCACGTTCACGTGCTCACCGGTCACCTCAGCGGCCGGGAGGCGTACGAGGCGGAACTGCGCCAGACGCTGGAGCACGCCCGCACGCTGGAGGGCGTGCAGGAGCTGGGCGACCTGCCGCTGTTCCCCAGGGAACTCGCGCATCAGACTGCCGCCCTGCTCACCGGCGCCCTGAGTTCCGACTGGGCGGCCCTGCTGGTCCTGCGAGGCGCAGAGGCGCACGGGGAATGGCTGCCCGTGCGCCTGCCTCCGGACCTCGCCGGGCTGGCCGGGCACTTTCAGGCGCTGGGTCAGGCCGTGACGGGTGGCCTGGCGCACCTGACCGCGCCGGCGTACCTGGACCCGTACGCCGCGCATCCCGGCGCGCGGCCGGACGCGACCACGGCGGGCGTGCAGGCGGTCGCCTGGGTGCCGATGGGCGCCTGGGACGGGCAGACCTTCGTGCTGATGACTGCCCGGGTCAGTGCCGAGCGGCGGTCCGGCTGGCGGGCGAGTGACCGCGCCCTGCTGGACGCCGCAGCGCGCAGCGTCCGGGTGGCCGTGCAGCGGCAGACCACCCTGCGGTCATTGGAGCAGGAGGCGCGGCGTGACGCCCTGACCCGGCTGCTCAACCGCCGGGCGTTCGACGAAGACCTGCACGCCCACGCGTCCGGCGGGCCCTTCACCCTGGCCCTGATCGACCTGGACGGCTTCAAGGCCATCAACGACACCGAGGGGCACGGGGCGGGGGACGTGGTGCTGCGGCTGTTCGGCAGCGCCCTCGAGTCGCAACTGGAGAAGGGCCAGGCCGCGTACCGGCTGGGCGGGGACGAGTTCGTGCTGTTGCTGCCCGGGACGTGCAGCGACGACGCCGTGCACGAACTCGTGGACGTGGCCGTGCTCGCCGCCCAGCAGGGCACGGTCGGCCGGATCGGGGCGAGCGTGGGCGTCGCGCGGCAGGCCCCGGGGGAGGACGTGCAGGCCACCCTCGCCCGCGCCGATGCGCGCATGTACGCCGCGAAACGGCAGCGGCAGGCCCGGCGGCGCGAGCGCCTCACCTGACCCCCGGGCTCAGCGGCGCGGACCGGGCACCGGGGCGGGCCACAGGGCGTCGGCGGGTGCCGGGCGCGCGAAGTGGTACCCCTGCCCGAAGCGGCAGCCGACGTCCAGCATGGCCTGCACGTGCCCGGCGGTCTCGATGCCTTCGGCGATCACGTCGAAGCCGAACTGCTCGGCCATGGACATGATGGCCCGCACGATCGGCAGGGTCCGGCCGTCGGCGGCACCCGCCACGAAGGACCGGTCGATCTTCAGGACGTTCAGCGGCAGGTTCGGCAGGTAACTGAGGCTGGAAAAGCCCGTTCCGAAATCGTCCAGGGCGATCGACACGCCCAGATCCCGCAGCGCCTGCATGCGCCGCACAGCGCTGTCCACGTCGCGCATCACGATCCGTTCGGTGAGTTCCAGTTCCAGGCATTGGGGCGGGAAGCGGGTGTCGCGCAGCACCTCCGCGACCATGTCCACGAAGTCCTCCCGGGCGAACTGCAGCGCCGAGACGTTCACGGCGATGCGCGCCAGGCCCGGCGCGCGGCCCAGCAGGTGGAGGCCCTGCCGGCACGCCTCGGCCAGCACCCAGCGGCCGATCGGGATGATCAGGCCGCTGTCCTCCGCCAGGGGAATGAACTCCGCCGGGGAGACCAGGCCGAGTTGCGGGTGCTGCCAGCGGATCAGGGCCTCGGCGCCGACGGGCTGGCCGGTGTCGAGGTTCATCTGCGGCTGGAAGTGCAGCGCGAGCTCGCCGAGTTCCTCGGCGCGGCGCAGGTGCGACAGCAACTCCAGGCGCTGCGTGGCCCGCTGCGGCAGCTCGGACTCGAACAGTTCGGTGCCGGTGCGCAGCGTCTTGGCGCGGTACATGGCGACGTCCGCGTGCCTTTGCAGGGTCTGCGCGTCGCCGTCGCTGCCGGTGGACACGGCGATGCCGATGGACATCATGATGAACACGTCCCGTCCGGCGACCGTGAAGCCCCCACGCAGCGCGTCGCTCATCCCCGCGGCCCGCTCGACCGCCTCGGGCGCGGCGGTGTCCGGCAGGATGGCGACGAACTCGTCCCCGGCGAACCGCGCGAGGGTCTCCCCGGGTTTCAGGCAGGCCCGCAGGCGCCGGGCCACCTCGCCGAGCACGGCGTCGCCGGTGTTGTGCCCGCCGGCGTCGTTGATGGCCTTGAAGTCGTCGATGTCGAGAAACAGCACCGCCACGGGCCGGCCTTCGGGCGCGGCGCGGTCCAGCTCACGCTGAAGCCGGTCATCGAACAGGGCGCGGTTGGGCAGGCCGGTCAGGTCGTCGTGCAGCGCCCGGTGTTCGAGTTCGCGGATCAGCGCGTCGTGTTCGATCACGATGGACGTGAGGTGCTGCGCCTGCTTGAGCAGCTCCCCGGTGGTGTCGCTGATGGGCGCGTCCGCCGGCAGGCACAGCGCCAGCGCCCCCACCAGACGCTGGCTGCGGTCGAACACCGGCAGGGACGCGCACACCGGGAAGGCCTGCATGTCGCCTGCCTGCAGGTACGGACCCCAGTACGGATGCTGCGAGAGGTCCTGGGTGTACTCGGCGCCGGGCACGGCCGGCAGGGCCGCCAGCCGCTCGCGGACGTCCAGGCCGTCGAAGCCGCTCAGGAACGCCTCGGGAATGCGGGGGGCCGCGCCGACCCGGAGGGTGTGACCGTCGAGGAGCAGCACCGCGCAGCGGCCGGCGGGGTGGAGGTGTTCGACCATCTGCGCGATCTCCTGCAGCAGTTCCTGGCGCGGGCGGCCCTGCGTCATCAGGTCGAGCAGCCGGGTGCGGTCGCGTTCGAACTGCTCGGCGGACGCGTCGTGAATGCGGACCAGGAACAGCGGCTCGCTGGCCGGCAGGCGCCCGATGTGCAGTTCCAGCGGCCGGGACCGGGAGTGTTCGGTCCCGCCGTACGGCAGGACCAGACTGTCCTCCTGGCCCTGCAGGACGCGCAGGATCGCGGCGTGGGCGTGCAGACCGCCGTTCGTGCCGGCATACAGGCACAGGGCGAGCAGGTTGCCGCCCGGGCCGGAACTGATGCCGGAGGCCGGGTAGTCGTTCTCCTGGGAGATCCAGGAACCGTTCACGGTGAGGAAGGTGCCCTCGCCGTCCATCAGGGCCGCGGGGAACGGCAGGCCCATCAGGACCGTCGTCATGTGCTCCAGCGTGCTGCGGGACGAGTTCATGCCGCCTGGGGTTCCTCCTGCCACCGCCGGCCGGGCTGGCCGGTCCGGTACAGAGCGAGACGACGAGGGGTGGCGGTGGGGCGCGGATTGCACACGAGGCCCGCACGGTAGTGCCCACCCTATGACACAGTTCTGGCAGAGTGGCCCGGCGTGGGTGTCCATCAGGCCAAGGGGATGATATCGCGGGGGCCGGCGGGGGCGACCGGCCCCGCCGGTTCACGTTCTCTGGAGGCTGCGGCGGGGTCCTGGGCGGCCTTCGGGAACTGCGTTGACACGCCCGCCCCGCACGGTTATGCTATTTACGTAATCAAAGGATTGGTCACAATCTTCCCCACCCTCATCCTGGAGATCCCCATGACGACCCCGCTCTACCGCCACGGCGACGTCCTCCTGCAGGCCACCACCGCCCCCACCACGCCGCTGCACCGCCAGCCCCACACCACCCTCGCCCACGGCGAACTCACCGGACACCAGCACCGCATCGCCGAGGCGAGCGCCGCCGAACTGTTCGCCCCCACGCCCACCGCCCGGCCCGGCGACCCGCAGTTCCTGCACGTCACCGCCCCCCACGCCACCCTGGTCCACGAGGAACACGCTCCCATCCGCCTGCCGGCCGGCTGGTACCGCGTGTGGCAGCAGCGCGAGTACACGCCGGGCAGCGTGCGCGTGGTGCAGGACTGATGTTCCGGGTTCAGAGCGGCCGGCACCTGGTGCGCTCCACGCGCCAGGACGGCCCTCAACCCTCCCCTCAGCGGCCCGCCCGCCCGGAACCGGCTTCCACCGCCGGCGCCCCCGCACCCGCCCTGACCGCCCCCGCGGCCCTCACGCCGGTCAGTCCGCAGGAGGCCCGCGCCCTGCTGCGGCAGGCGTCCCCACCGGCCGCCCTGGCCGTCAGCGGCCCCCTGAACCTCAGCGGCAGCGCCTGGCTGCGCATCCTGCCCGACTGGCTGAGATGCGAGGCGCTGATCGTGGACGACTGCCCGCACCTCACCGCCCTGCCCGCCGACCTGCACGCCGGTCGCGTCTCCGCGCGCCGCTGCCCGGAACTGCGCGAGGTGACCGGCCGGCTCAGCGTCCGCGAGGGCCTGAACCTCAGCGGCAGCGGCGTGCGCACCATTCACGCCGACCTGCACGCCACCCGCCTGACCCTGGCCCGCTGCCGCGACCTGATCAACCTGGCCGGCACGATCAGCGTCTCTCACCTGGACGTGCGCGGTTGCGCCGGCCTGCGGGACCTGCCGCCCAGCCTGCACGTCACGCAGACCCTGGACGTCGCCGACAGCGGCCTGACCGCCCTGCCCCCACACATCCGCGCCGGCCTGCGCTGGAACGACGTGCCGGTCGAGCCCAAGGTGGCCTTCACGCCGGAACTGCTGACCGGGCACGACGTGCTGCGCGTGCGCAACGTGCAGCGCCGCCGCGTGCTGCTCGACCGCATCGGCGTGGAGAAGTTCCTCGCGGACGTCGGCGGCCTGATCCTCGACCGGGACGAGGACGCCGGCGGGCAGCGGCAGCTCGTGCGCGTCCCCTTCGACGACGACGAGGACCTGGTCGCCGTGGTGGTCCGCTGCCCGTCCACCGGCGGCACCTACGCCCTGCGCGTCCCCCCCCACCTGCGCACCTGCCGGGACGCGGTCGCCTGGACCGCGGGCCTCTCCGCCAGCGAGTACCATCCCGTGCAGGAAGCCTGAGCCCCTCATCCTCCCGATTCACTCCAGGAGCGTTCCCATGACCCCCCCCACCCTGACCACCGACGCCCGTTTCACCCAGTCCACCCTGATGGAGCACCTCGCCGGCCCCGCGGACGTGCTGCTGCGCTTCCGGGCGCCCAGCCGGGCCGCGCAGCGCCGCCCCGTGAACCTCTCGCTGGTCATCGACGTGTCCGGCAGCATGGGCGGCGCGCCCCTGCGGCACGCCGTGCACGCCGCCCAGAGCGTCGTGGACGCCCTGGACGAGCACGACTTCCTGAGCGTGGTGCTGTACGACGACAGCGTCCACACCCTGATCCCCCCCGCCCGCGTGACCGACAAGGCTGGCCTGAAAACCCGCCTGAGCGGCATCCGCGCCGGCGGCCTGACGAACCTCTCCGGCGGGTGGCTCAAGGGCATCGAGCACGTCAAGGCCAACGCGTCCGCCGACGTGGTCAGCCGCGTGCTGCTGCTCACGGACGGGCAGGCGAACGTCGGCATCACCGACGAGCGCGTCCTGACGAAGACCGCCGCGCATCAGGCCGAGCAGGGCGTGACCACCACCACCCTGGGCTTCGGCAACGGCTTCAACGAGGACCTCCTGATCGGCATGGCCCGCGCCGCCGGCGGGAACTTCTACTTCATCCAGTCGGTGGACGACGCCGCAGACGTGTTCGGCTTCGAACTGCAGACCCTCAAGGCCGTCGCCGCGCAGAACCTCAGCGTGACCCTGCAGCCCGCCCCGGGCGTGAGCGTCACCGAGGTGCTCGGCCTTCACCGCCCCAACCCGGCCTCCCCCCTGACGCTGGACCTCGGGGACGTGTACGAGGACGAGGACAAACTGCTGGGCCTGAAACTCAGCCTGCCGGACCTGCCGGGAGGCGCCCACCCGCTCCTCACCGTGACGTACGCCGCCAACCTGCTCAGCGACGGAGCGATCA is drawn from Deinococcus ficus and contains these coding sequences:
- a CDS encoding ArsR/SmtB family transcription factor, producing the protein MKPEHVLTTKAELAALADPVRLLTVRLLVTREATLTQLAQYLGLRPSALHYHLKKLQTAGLIEVTRHDDTGKHYRATAMVVNVNPAMPFTEQADLSALPPEPMQRASEQRRTGAYLHLSDAQYDAFWQEVQDLHARYAALQDPEAPRRATESVALTLPDPENV
- a CDS encoding universal stress protein; the encoded protein is MTPRILIPTQDLAPDDPALRCARLNFPEAEVHLLHVVDLLPPLDLLADVGDTALTQARDLLDVLGPGEVVVADQPAGVILDRARSGAFDLIVMGTERRGRLERFFLGSVAEAVVRESPIPVLTVRAPADRLTRIRRVTLLHDFSPSAERALGTVRTLWPGAAVTLLHALDPESLHTPFPVTIPEGGSAADQFIHRNQAWRQGAQRQLDALGGGEVVQGEPAELALDRARTGQTDLLALGTVSRTGVGRLLFGSVAQRVVRESPVPVLTARAAPERR
- a CDS encoding tyrosine-type recombinase/integrase is translated as MTLAVYQADALTQLREWTNLHDDELRRRAVQAAGEKDVNALVSLTRAYLTQQGQSGVLTSPRTVEAYALGVRQFLEYADTQAVNLLRPGRHDAPGYVAAMLAAGRKPAGVQLKVAAAGCLYRALRWAGATEADPFRDVKVPKDRTPGIVKRPPYSEDDLHDVLEKAGVHEKFLLFLTAHAGLRISEALSLEWEDLDETARRIHVRSGKGRKGRIVAMSTSLARAARHYRALYGPGGPEHSDGRRATPGTHVFRYGSKQTARYHLDKAFRAAGVPFRGFHAGRKYAGTRLIQQIRDFGRVAAHLGHESVDTTRRGYAQLAADDLKNDLTGW
- a CDS encoding sensor domain-containing diguanylate cyclase; protein product: MAGAPLPENEAVRLLDLARYHILDTQAEEAFDRITRLAAQVLRVPVAVLNFVDENRQWGKAMVGLEDSEAPREHSFCAWTILQDGPFVVHNAPADPRFRDNPMVTGAPHIHLYAGAPLITPAGQRIGTLCVTDDQPHTLDEQDLQALQDLAALAMTELELRAHVHVLTGHLSGREAYEAELRQTLEHARTLEGVQELGDLPLFPRELAHQTAALLTGALSSDWAALLVLRGAEAHGEWLPVRLPPDLAGLAGHFQALGQAVTGGLAHLTAPAYLDPYAAHPGARPDATTAGVQAVAWVPMGAWDGQTFVLMTARVSAERRSGWRASDRALLDAAARSVRVAVQRQTTLRSLEQEARRDALTRLLNRRAFDEDLHAHASGGPFTLALIDLDGFKAINDTEGHGAGDVVLRLFGSALESQLEKGQAAYRLGGDEFVLLLPGTCSDDAVHELVDVAVLAAQQGTVGRIGASVGVARQAPGEDVQATLARADARMYAAKRQRQARRRERLT
- a CDS encoding putative bifunctional diguanylate cyclase/phosphodiesterase — encoded protein: MNSSRSTLEHMTTVLMGLPFPAALMDGEGTFLTVNGSWISQENDYPASGISSGPGGNLLALCLYAGTNGGLHAHAAILRVLQGQEDSLVLPYGGTEHSRSRPLELHIGRLPASEPLFLVRIHDASAEQFERDRTRLLDLMTQGRPRQELLQEIAQMVEHLHPAGRCAVLLLDGHTLRVGAAPRIPEAFLSGFDGLDVRERLAALPAVPGAEYTQDLSQHPYWGPYLQAGDMQAFPVCASLPVFDRSQRLVGALALCLPADAPISDTTGELLKQAQHLTSIVIEHDALIRELEHRALHDDLTGLPNRALFDDRLQRELDRAAPEGRPVAVLFLDIDDFKAINDAGGHNTGDAVLGEVARRLRACLKPGETLARFAGDEFVAILPDTAAPEAVERAAGMSDALRGGFTVAGRDVFIMMSIGIAVSTGSDGDAQTLQRHADVAMYRAKTLRTGTELFESELPQRATQRLELLSHLRRAEELGELALHFQPQMNLDTGQPVGAEALIRWQHPQLGLVSPAEFIPLAEDSGLIIPIGRWVLAEACRQGLHLLGRAPGLARIAVNVSALQFAREDFVDMVAEVLRDTRFPPQCLELELTERIVMRDVDSAVRRMQALRDLGVSIALDDFGTGFSSLSYLPNLPLNVLKIDRSFVAGAADGRTLPIVRAIMSMAEQFGFDVIAEGIETAGHVQAMLDVGCRFGQGYHFARPAPADALWPAPVPGPRR
- a CDS encoding DUF6745 domain-containing protein, whose amino-acid sequence is MFRVQSGRHLVRSTRQDGPQPSPQRPARPEPASTAGAPAPALTAPAALTPVSPQEARALLRQASPPAALAVSGPLNLSGSAWLRILPDWLRCEALIVDDCPHLTALPADLHAGRVSARRCPELREVTGRLSVREGLNLSGSGVRTIHADLHATRLTLARCRDLINLAGTISVSHLDVRGCAGLRDLPPSLHVTQTLDVADSGLTALPPHIRAGLRWNDVPVEPKVAFTPELLTGHDVLRVRNVQRRRVLLDRIGVEKFLADVGGLILDRDEDAGGQRQLVRVPFDDDEDLVAVVVRCPSTGGTYALRVPPHLRTCRDAVAWTAGLSASEYHPVQEA